In the genome of Hymenobacter taeanensis, one region contains:
- a CDS encoding enoyl-ACP reductase FabI, whose protein sequence is MSNNLLAGKIGIISGALNEESIAWKVALKAHAEGARFVLTNAPLAMRMGEINKLSEQCNAPIIPADATSMEDLEKLFSGAQEQLGGKIDFVLHSIGMSANIRKGKHYGELNYEWYQKTLDVSAMSLHRMLAVAEKQDAFNEWGSVVALSYIAAQRAFLDYTDMSQAKAMLESIARSYGQRLGKLKKVRVNTVSQSPTKTTAGTGISGFDAFYEYADRLSPLGNAPAEACADYCISLFSDLTRYVTMQNLMHDGGFSTTGISEEIVELITNSKA, encoded by the coding sequence ATGTCCAACAACCTACTTGCTGGTAAGATCGGCATCATTTCTGGTGCCCTGAATGAAGAATCTATTGCCTGGAAGGTAGCCCTGAAGGCCCACGCCGAAGGCGCCCGCTTTGTGCTGACCAACGCCCCCCTCGCTATGCGCATGGGCGAAATCAATAAGCTCTCGGAGCAATGCAACGCGCCCATTATCCCGGCCGATGCTACCTCTATGGAGGACCTAGAAAAGCTGTTCAGCGGCGCCCAGGAGCAATTGGGCGGTAAAATCGACTTCGTGCTACACAGCATTGGCATGAGCGCCAACATCCGCAAGGGCAAGCACTACGGCGAGCTGAACTACGAGTGGTACCAGAAAACGCTGGATGTATCGGCTATGTCGCTGCACCGCATGCTGGCCGTGGCCGAAAAGCAGGATGCTTTCAATGAGTGGGGCTCAGTAGTAGCGTTGTCGTACATCGCCGCCCAGCGGGCCTTCCTTGATTATACCGATATGTCGCAGGCCAAAGCCATGCTCGAGAGCATTGCCCGCAGCTACGGCCAGCGCCTCGGCAAGCTGAAAAAAGTGCGCGTAAACACGGTTTCGCAGTCGCCCACCAAAACCACCGCTGGCACCGGCATCAGTGGCTTCGATGCGTTCTACGAGTACGCCGACCGTCTGTCGCCGCTGGGCAACGCCCCCGCTGAGGCCTGCGCCGACTACTGCATCTCACTGTTTTCGGACCTGACCCGCTACGTGACCATGCAGAACCTCATGCACGATGGTGGCTTCAGCACCACCGGCATCTCGGAGGAAATTGTAGAGCTCATCACCAACAGCAAGGCCTAG
- a CDS encoding pectinesterase family protein, translating to MPRILLSLVLSLLLLLTLPGYAQVAAAGAPILVAQDGSGQFKTLQEAVNAVPNQSQQQVIIRVKPGVYKEKLVVPALKTHISLLGDNAATTIITFDDHTGKGDINTYTSHSVLIQGNDFRAENITFQNTAGRGAGQAVALHVEADRCVFRNCRILGDQDTLFLASNHTRQYFHDCYIEGTTDFIFGAATAVFDRCNIYSKKNSHITAASTPQEQAYGFVFLNCRLLADTSQANNVSLGRPWRPYAKVAYLNTYMGSHIRPAGWDNWKKPENEKTASYVEYRSSGPGATVGQRVSWSRQLTAKEAKQYTIKHIFASQQPWSPEKK from the coding sequence ATGCCTCGTATTCTGCTTTCTCTGGTTTTGAGCCTGCTGCTCCTGCTCACTCTTCCGGGCTACGCTCAGGTAGCTGCGGCCGGCGCCCCCATCCTTGTCGCGCAAGATGGTAGCGGGCAGTTTAAAACCCTGCAAGAGGCTGTGAATGCCGTGCCCAATCAGTCTCAACAGCAGGTAATCATCCGGGTGAAGCCGGGCGTATACAAGGAAAAGCTGGTGGTGCCGGCGCTCAAAACGCATATCTCTCTACTTGGCGACAACGCTGCTACCACCATCATTACCTTCGACGACCATACCGGCAAAGGCGACATTAATACCTATACCTCACACTCCGTCCTGATTCAGGGCAACGACTTCCGGGCGGAGAATATCACCTTCCAGAATACGGCCGGCCGGGGCGCCGGCCAGGCCGTGGCCCTGCACGTGGAGGCTGACCGCTGCGTATTCCGTAACTGCCGCATACTGGGCGACCAGGACACGCTCTTCCTGGCCAGTAACCACACCCGCCAGTATTTCCATGACTGCTACATCGAGGGCACTACTGACTTCATTTTCGGGGCTGCAACGGCCGTTTTCGACCGTTGTAACATCTACAGCAAGAAGAACTCCCATATCACGGCGGCCTCTACGCCGCAGGAGCAGGCCTACGGCTTCGTGTTCCTGAATTGCCGCCTGCTGGCCGACACTAGCCAGGCGAACAATGTCTCGTTGGGGCGACCCTGGCGGCCGTATGCTAAGGTGGCTTACCTAAATACCTACATGGGCTCCCACATCAGGCCGGCTGGTTGGGACAACTGGAAGAAGCCGGAAAATGAGAAAACGGCTTCGTATGTGGAATACCGCTCATCGGGCCCCGGCGCCACGGTGGGGCAGCGGGTGAGCTGGTCGCGGCAGCTTACGGCTAAAGAGGCTAAGCAATACACGATCAAGCACATTTTTGCCAGCCAGCAGCCCTGGAGTCCGGAGAAGAAATAG
- a CDS encoding TerB family tellurite resistance protein encodes MQAQHSLERVLDTQQKKLAFFQNLVLIAAADGQLDKAESQFLLQIGNRLGLKSEEVQPIADNLAVLSFIVPTEGLQRTMELQTLVQMMLQDGNIDAREYGLCMEYANRIGYSKDILDDMVSQLAGGKPSGNRNPPTVS; translated from the coding sequence ATGCAGGCGCAACATTCCTTGGAACGAGTGCTGGACACCCAGCAAAAAAAGCTCGCTTTCTTTCAAAACCTGGTACTGATTGCTGCCGCCGATGGGCAGTTAGACAAGGCCGAAAGTCAGTTTCTGCTGCAGATTGGTAACCGCTTGGGGCTCAAGTCAGAGGAGGTGCAGCCCATTGCTGACAACCTGGCCGTGCTGAGCTTCATTGTGCCCACCGAGGGCCTCCAGCGTACCATGGAGCTGCAAACCCTGGTGCAGATGATGCTACAAGACGGCAACATTGATGCCCGCGAATACGGCCTCTGCATGGAATATGCGAACCGCATCGGGTACAGCAAGGATATCCTCGATGACATGGTCAGCCAGCTGGCGGGTGGCAAACCGTCGGGCAACCGCAACCCACCTACCGTCAGCTAA
- a CDS encoding metallophosphoesterase translates to MDTYVLGDIHGAYRALLQVLERSPFRPGLDRLVQLGDVADGWPDTPECVNLLLSIPKSIWLQGNHDWWLAEWMAAEAPHEPSNKIWLRQGGQATVDGYLRGLQGQIRQHFQSFFSKQLPYYEDKNGNLFVHGGYEPNEPIAQQDPYDLIWNRALWRYGQQAPHYSECFIGHTPTWPTSPTPCQRANVWNLDQGAGYSGRLTLMNVRTKEYVQSDPVPTLYPGVQGR, encoded by the coding sequence ATGGACACGTATGTATTAGGAGACATTCATGGGGCTTACCGGGCACTCCTGCAGGTGTTGGAGCGCAGTCCCTTCCGGCCGGGCCTCGACCGCCTGGTTCAGCTAGGTGACGTGGCCGATGGCTGGCCTGACACGCCGGAGTGTGTTAACCTACTGCTAAGTATTCCGAAGAGCATCTGGCTGCAGGGCAACCATGACTGGTGGCTGGCGGAGTGGATGGCCGCCGAAGCACCGCATGAACCAAGCAACAAAATCTGGCTCCGGCAAGGAGGACAGGCTACGGTTGACGGCTACCTGCGCGGCCTCCAGGGCCAGATCCGGCAGCATTTCCAGTCGTTTTTCTCTAAACAGCTGCCCTATTATGAGGATAAGAACGGTAACCTCTTCGTGCACGGCGGCTACGAGCCCAACGAGCCTATTGCCCAACAAGACCCTTATGACCTGATTTGGAACCGAGCGCTGTGGCGCTACGGGCAGCAGGCTCCTCACTACTCAGAGTGCTTTATTGGACACACGCCCACCTGGCCTACCAGCCCCACCCCATGCCAGCGCGCCAACGTTTGGAACCTCGACCAAGGCGCTGGTTACTCCGGCCGCTTAACCCTTATGAACGTGCGCACCAAAGAGTACGTGCAGAGTGACCCTGTGCCCACGCTCTACCCCGGCGTACAAGGTCGGTAA
- a CDS encoding class I SAM-dependent methyltransferase encodes MKIEDAYNEWAGSYDTGTNRTRDLEAQAIRATIPPGPYAEVIELGCGTGKNTEWLATQAGHLTAVDLSKEMMDRARQKLPHPHINFQPADITQPWFFASRPADLLVCSLILEHIEHLDAVFAQAQQALRVGGLFYVGELHPFKQYQGTKAHFERAGGSLCELECHVHHISDYTEAARQHGLRCARLQEWFDTHDRTGMPRIISFLFQRED; translated from the coding sequence ATGAAAATTGAAGACGCATACAATGAGTGGGCGGGTAGCTACGACACGGGCACCAACCGAACCCGCGACCTGGAGGCACAGGCTATCCGGGCCACTATTCCGCCGGGGCCCTACGCCGAGGTGATTGAGCTGGGCTGCGGCACTGGTAAAAACACCGAGTGGCTCGCTACCCAAGCCGGTCACCTCACGGCGGTAGACCTATCGAAGGAGATGATGGACCGCGCCCGCCAGAAGCTGCCGCACCCGCACATCAACTTTCAGCCCGCTGATATTACCCAGCCGTGGTTCTTTGCCTCACGCCCCGCCGATCTGCTGGTGTGTAGCCTGATTCTGGAGCACATTGAGCACCTCGATGCCGTGTTTGCCCAAGCTCAGCAAGCCCTACGGGTGGGCGGATTGTTTTACGTGGGCGAGCTGCACCCCTTCAAGCAATACCAAGGCACTAAGGCGCATTTTGAGCGTGCCGGCGGCTCACTTTGTGAGCTGGAGTGCCACGTTCACCACATTTCTGACTACACCGAAGCCGCCCGCCAGCATGGGTTACGGTGTGCGCGCCTGCAGGAATGGTTTGATACCCACGACCGTACCGGCATGCCGCGCATTATCTCCTTCCTGTTTCAGCGGGAAGACTGA